The following proteins are encoded in a genomic region of Bernardetia sp. MNP-M8:
- the lpdA gene encoding dihydrolipoyl dehydrogenase, translated as MATYDLLVIGSGPGGYVAAIRASQLGLKVGVIEKESLGGICLNWGCIPTKALLKSAQVFEYVQHAKEYGIEVGESKVNFGDMIGRSRNVAGGMSKGIEFLFKKNKIDKIMGFGKLAGKGKVEVTTQDGKKEIYEAKSIILATGGRARELPNLPIDGKKIIEYRKAMSLEKQPKKMVVVGSGAIGVEFAYLYNSIGTEVTIVEFMDRIVPVEDADVSKELERQYKKKGMKVMTSSEVTKVDTSGTGCKVTVKTKKGEEIIECDVVLSAVGVSTNLEGIGLESTGVKTEKGKVVVDDYYKTSVDGVYAIGDIVHGPALAHVASAEGIICVEKIAGHHPEPLNYGNIPGCTYCQPEISSVGMTEAQAKEAGYEIKVGKFPFSASGKASAAGAKEGFVKVIFDAKYGEWLGAHMIGANVTEMIAEAVVARKLETTGMEIVKSVHPHPTMSEAVMEAAAAAYGEVIHI; from the coding sequence TATGTAGCTGCAATTCGTGCTTCTCAACTCGGACTAAAAGTAGGCGTTATCGAAAAAGAATCACTTGGTGGAATCTGTCTAAATTGGGGCTGTATTCCTACAAAAGCACTTTTAAAGTCTGCTCAAGTATTCGAATATGTTCAACATGCCAAAGAATATGGCATCGAAGTAGGCGAATCTAAAGTAAATTTTGGCGATATGATTGGTCGTAGCCGAAATGTAGCTGGTGGAATGAGCAAAGGAATTGAGTTTTTATTCAAAAAGAATAAAATTGATAAAATAATGGGCTTCGGAAAACTAGCTGGAAAAGGCAAAGTAGAAGTAACCACTCAAGATGGAAAAAAAGAAATTTATGAAGCAAAGAGTATAATCCTTGCAACAGGTGGACGTGCAAGAGAATTACCAAATCTTCCTATTGATGGTAAAAAAATCATTGAATACCGTAAAGCGATGTCTTTAGAAAAACAACCTAAAAAAATGGTTGTGGTAGGTTCTGGAGCTATCGGAGTAGAGTTTGCTTATCTTTATAATTCTATCGGAACAGAAGTAACAATTGTAGAATTTATGGACAGAATCGTTCCTGTTGAAGATGCAGATGTTTCTAAAGAACTAGAAAGACAATACAAGAAAAAAGGAATGAAAGTAATGACTTCTTCAGAAGTAACAAAAGTAGATACTTCTGGAACAGGTTGTAAAGTAACTGTCAAAACTAAAAAAGGCGAAGAAATCATCGAATGTGATGTAGTTCTTTCTGCTGTTGGAGTTTCTACAAACTTAGAAGGAATTGGCTTAGAAAGCACAGGCGTAAAAACTGAAAAAGGAAAAGTTGTTGTTGATGACTATTACAAAACTTCAGTTGATGGCGTTTATGCGATTGGGGACATTGTACACGGACCTGCTCTTGCACACGTAGCAAGCGCAGAAGGAATTATTTGTGTAGAGAAAATTGCAGGACATCATCCAGAGCCATTAAACTACGGAAATATCCCTGGATGTACGTACTGTCAGCCAGAAATTTCTTCAGTAGGAATGACAGAAGCACAAGCAAAAGAAGCAGGTTATGAAATTAAAGTAGGCAAATTCCCATTCTCTGCATCAGGAAAAGCAAGTGCAGCAGGTGCAAAAGAAGGTTTTGTAAAAGTAATCTTTGATGCAAAATATGGCGAATGGCTAGGCGCACACATGATAGGTGCAAATGTAACTGAAATGATTGCAGAAGCTGTTGTGGCAAGAAAATTAGAAACAACAGGAATGGAAATCGTAAAATCGGTTCATCCACACCCAACAATGTCAGAAGCTGTTATGGAAGCAGCAGCAGCAGCGTATGGAGAAGTAATTCATATTTAA